CTCACGAGCAGGCGAGGAATCGTTTATGGTCACCACGTACCGCTGGTTCTTGTCGTTGTCCGGCAGGCAGAAGGTCATCCTGCTTTTGACCGTGATCGCCTGTGTGGCCATGATCTCCCCCGCTCTCCTGATGGACACGGCATCGCAGGAGGACGGCAGGGAGCACTTCACGGTCGATATGCCCATACGCCGGATCGCCCCCCGTCTGGGTGTCACGGGGAAAGCGCTTGCGCGCGAGCTCGACCTCCCCTTGAGTGTTCCCAAGGACACGCCTCTCCGGCAGCTGGGGGTAACGCAGGAGCGGCTCTCGCACGCAACGGTACACCTTCTTTCCCACGGGGACAGGACGGGAAAATACTGGATCTTCCTTGCCCTGGCGCTGGCCGGGTTTGTTTACCTCAATGTGCTCGGACGGCCGGACGGGACCGGGAATGAACAGAGGAACGTCCGGTATCCCCGGTTTCCCTGCATCGCCGTTCTGACGATCTCTGTTCTCGCGGCCGGTTTCTGCCTCGGGAAGTCGCCCAATCCGATGGAGAGCATCGTGAAGGTGTTCAAGTCCATGGTGGGCCTCTATCCCGATCCGGCGCTGAAGGTGGCGGCCTTCCTGTTCTTTGCGGCCCTCGCCGTTGTCGGCAACAAGATCATCTGCGGTTGGGCCTGTCCTTTCGGGGCCCTGCAGGAGCTGATATACAGCATCCCGTTGTTCCGGAGAGCAAAGAGATGGAGGGCCCCCTTTGCGCTGACCAACACGGTCCGGATACTTTTCTTTCTGCTCACACTGCTTTTCCTCTTCGGTGTCGTCGGGGGACGGAAGGGGTTCGTCCTTTACCACTATATCAACCCCTTCAATCTTTTCAATATGGATATCGAGGGCGCAGGCGTCCTGATGGCGGTCATTCCTACCCTCGCCGGTTCGTTCTTCATGTACCGTCCCTTCTGTCAGCTCGCATGTCCTTTCGGTCTTGTCTCGTGGATATGTGAGCGCGTGAGCGTAACGCGCGTGAGGATCGACAGGGATCTGTGCACCCGGTGCGGGGCCTGCGCGAGGGCATGTCCTCTCCCCGCCGCGGCAGACCGGGTGCAAGGCAGGAAGATGCCGGCGGATTGCTTCAGTTGCGGACGCTGCCTCAATGTATGCCCCGAGGATGCCATACGGTATGGGTCCGTATTCAACAGATCATAAAACGGAAAAAGGAGCCTTGCATGCTTAGAAACGGGAAAGACAGGGAAGGGAATGCGCACGGCATGCCAATAATAAGAGCCCAGGCATTGTGTGCTGCCCTCATGTTTCTTTTTATCTCATTGGCAGGATCGTATGTGTTTGCCTGCTCCGGGAAGACTGCCGGGGGCCGGCTCTATCTCGTGAGCGTCGGCACCGGTGATGCGGACAATATCACCGTGAAGGCCATGAACATCATCAAGAACTCCGCCGTCATCATTTGTGGAGAGGGAATGAAGAAGACCTTTCCCGATCTTCTCGAGGGGAAGGAGATCCATGGCATGGGCATTGGGGTCCACCAGACCTTCATGGGGAAGCGGGGCAGCCCGGAGAAGGCGACGAAGGAGGTGGAGCGGATCTCCGGCATCATCCGCAAAGCGGTCAGGGAAGGGAAAACGGTGTCGATCCTGGAGCATGGAGACCCGACAATATATGGACCGCAAATGTGGTTCATGGAGGTCTTTGAGGACTTGAACCCTGAGATCATACCGGGTATCAGTTGCTTCAACGCGGCCAACGCCGCCTTGAAGAAGGGGGTGACCTGGGGGGTGAAGACCCGTTCGGTCATACTCACCAATGGCGCCGACATCGAAAAGCTGGCGGAAAGCGGGAATGCCATGGTGTTCTTCACCATGCGCACCAGCGTTCCGGAGATCGTGCGGAAACTGAGACCCTACTATCCCCCGGAAACGCCCGTCGCCATAGTCGCGAATGCCGGCTTCAAGGACAAGGAGAAGGTGACCCTGGGAACCCTCGCCTCGATCGAGGAAAAGACAGCAGGAGAAAAACTTGACCTGTACCTCGTTTATGTCGGTGACTTCCTTACCAAAAGATACGGGATCGACGTCAGGAAAAAGGTCTCCGGGAGCGCGGAATAGCAGTCCGAGCAGGCACGGAGGGACCGTCGTGCAGCAAAAGGAATGAGGTGATGTTTGTCGTTTCAGAGAAAACTGAACCTTTTTGACGCCATCATGCTCGTGGTGGGCAACATGGTGGGTGCGGGCATATTCACCACGGCGGGGTTTCTCGCCGGGGAGCTGACCAACCCATGGCTCTTCACGGGCATATGGGTGGTCGGCGGGTTTCTCACGCTCTGCGGCGCCCTCACCTACGCGGAGCTGGCGGGCATGTTCCCCCGCTCGGGCGGGGATTATCTCTTTTTGAAGGCAGCGTACGGTTCGTGGGCAGGTTTCCTCCTGGGCTGGGTATGTTTTTGGATAATAAATCCCGGGTCCGTTGCCGTTCTGGCGATCGCTTTTGCCAAATATCTGACCGGCTTCTGTGGCTATTCAGGCACTGCAGCTGAAAAACTGATTGCCCTGGCCGTCGTCATGCTCTTTTCCGCCATAAATTACAGGGGCGTCCGGCTGAGTGGCACCACCCAGAACCTCTGGACGATGGGGAGCCTCGCCATACTGGCGGTTTTCATAGTCGGGGGGTTTGCGTCGGGAAGGGGTGACTGGGGCAATTTCTCCGCAGGCATGGCAACGGCGATACCCGGATCGAGCTTTCTCGGCCCTGCCATGATCGCGGTGATCTTCTCCTACAGCGGGTGGTTTGTCACGGCGTATATAGGGGACGAAGTGAAGCGCCCGGAACGCAACCTTCCCCTGTCCCTCATCCTGGGGACGGCCATGGTCACCGCGCTGTATGTGGCGATCAACACGGTCTATCTTTACGCAATGCCCGTCGAGAGCCTCAAGGGGGTTGTCAACGTGGGACAGGTGGTGGGGGAACGTCTCCTGAGCAAAGGGTTTGTGAGGGGCCTTACCCTGGCGATCATGCTGGCGGTCGCCGCGAGCATAAACGCCACCATCCTTGCCGGCGCGCGCCTCTCTTACGCGATCGCCAGGGACGGCCACTTCCATCGCCACTTGGAAAGGCTTCACGCCCGGTTCGGCACTCCTCACGCGGGCCTAATTGTCCAGGCGGCATTGGCCTGCCTTTACGTTGTGGCTGATACCTTCGAAAACCTGCTCGGCGCCGTTGTCTTCATCATGCTCCTTTCCTCCACAGGATCGGGTCTGGCGCATGTGGTCCTGCGCCGGAAGAAGCCTTCCATCGAAAGACCTTACAGGACATGGGGGTATCCTCTTGTCCCGCTCCTCTTCGTGGCCGTCTACTTCTCGATCGCCATCCAGATCTTCCTGTCCAGTCCCGTCCGGTCCCTTGCCGGTATCGCGATCACGGCGTCGGGCATACCCTTTTATCTTTACTCTCTTCGCAGGGGAGACGTGCGGGCCGTCGGTGCCCTGTTTCCTTCCGAGCCGGGAGAAAGCAAGGAACTGAAAAGGCGGATCGAAGAGTGAGCGGAGTCACGTCTTTTGTCTTGAATTAGTTTCACATTTGCCAGACAATATCATGAAAGAAGTACCGGCATCCGCGCGCGGAGGGTCCCGTCGTTTCGGGACGGAAGGTTTGAGCGTACATAGATGAGGAGGTCCCCATGTTTGAAGTGAGCCAGGAGGCATCTGACAGGATCAAGCAGTTCCTCAAGGAACAGGAGAACCCGAAGCCCATCAGGATACTGACGACTGAAGGGGGATGGAGAGGGTTGTATCTCGTGATGGCCATGGATGACCAGAAGGAGGACGATGAGGTCCTGACGGACAGGGGCGTCACGTTCCTCGTTGAAAAGAGACTCTTCGAGAGGGCGAAACCCATACGGATCGCCTATACCCACTCGACCCTGGGTGAGGGTTACGTTTTTGAGTCCCAGCTCCTGAAGGGGAAAGAAGGTCTTTTCACGGGGTGCAGGAACATCTGCGACACCTGCGAGGAAGGCTGACCGCCAGGCAAGGTCCCGGCGAGGCCCGAGGGTTCCCTCACGATAGTCCCGCCACGGTCCGCAGTTTCTCCACGTTGAAGATCTCGATCATGTTCCTCTTCTTTCTGAGGAGGTCCTGTTCCTCGAAGTGGTTGAGGGCGAGGGAGACCGAAACACGCGAGAGGCCCGTCAGGTTGCCTAAATCCTCCTGGGTCACCTTCTTCGCGATGAGGATGCCCCTCGGTGTTGTCTGGCCCACCTCCGAAGCGAGCTTGCAGAGCATGTGAGCGACCCGCCGGCGGGCGTCCATGAAGGAGTCGTTCTCTATCTGGAGTATCAGCATCCTCGTCACCCTGGCAAAGGCGGCGATGATGACGGCGGACAACCTCGGATGCCTGTCGTTGAGGGCAAGAAAGGTGGCGATGGGGACCACGCGCAGCTCCGTCGGCTCCAGCGCGGTCGCCGTGTGGAAATGGGGATGGCCGTCAAAAGCGGCGGCATAGCCGAAGAGGGTGTTCCGCTCCTGGATGATGACGGTCCTTTCGGACCCGTCTTTGCTGAGGAGCGCTATCTTGACCCTGCCCTCTTCAATGAGATAGAACTCGGGTCTACTCGCCTCACTCTGGATATAGATCATCTCCCCGGCGGCGCAGGACCGTTTCGTCGAGTTTTCGTAGAGCAGGTTGAGCTCCACCGGGTAATCCTTCAGGTTGTCGGTCAGGTAAGGTGAATCCGGAGCGCCTTCTCTCCCCTCCATGTGCCCCCCTTTTCTCGGACCCTCTTCCTCCAAGTCTATCCCCTGACGGGGTCCGGTAATGTTAACAGCTTAACACAGTCGACGGGCTTACTGTATAAACCGGTTAGTGGAAGGGATCCCCGCCTTTGTCTATGATCGAGAGAAGAAGGGAGGTGAGGCATATGCATTTCTTCGATATTGTCTCCATTGTCCTCGGTATCGGCGTGATGGGGATCCCCCTCGTGATCCTGATGGCGAACAACCGGCAGCGGCAATAACCCCTGACCATGGAGCTTGAGGTCCCCAACCCTCCTGCCGCACACGTGGATGGCCCGGCCCCGGAAACGATCCCGGAGCCGGGCCCGTGTTTTTTCTCAGGCCTCGATCGAGACATCGCCGGCGTTGTAGACGAAGACAGTATCACCGGGCAGGTCGAGTATGGCCTGGGTGCGGGCAAGACCTCTCTCTCCGGTGTTTACCATTGCGGGGTCGAAGCCGACGAAAAGGACCGCGGAGGACTGCATGTTCTTTCTTACCCCGTCCAGCGGGTCCTGGGTCGGTACGATCACGATCTCCGCGTCGATCCTGGCGCGTGAGAGCATCTCGCGCATTTCTCTTGTGATGTTGTCCAGGTCGGCTTTCGGCGATACGGGGCGGATGATGCGGATGGTATGATCCGACCACTCGCGGTTCCTCGTCATCATGAAGGCGAGAAGAAGCATCAGTTCGACGTTCCCGGAAGAGTCCCACCATATGTTGATGGCACCCTCGGGGACGTCGACGATCTCCTGCCCCAGGTGGCTTGCCACGATAATGAGGCTGCGGCCCATCTCCTTCACGGTGTTGATCGTCTCGTAAAAGACATCGGCCTTTTCGGGGTCCCGGCTCATCCCGAGCAAGACGGTGTTCGGCCGCATGCCACCGATCCCCTGGCATTGAAGAAGGGCCTTGATAGCGGCGTGGATGTTTTCCTCCACGATGACGACGGGGAAGGCGGGAATGCGTTCCTTGAGGATGAACCTGCGGAGGATGGTCTCAGCTTCGCGTCGATGGTCGACAAGATCGCTGAGGTTGCCGCGGATAAGTTGGGCGATGGAGACGATCCCGCTGTTGGCGGTGCACCAGCGGGCGTACTGGGCGAGGTGAAGGCGGTTATGGGCCCCGCCGCTCAAGGCGAGTATGGAGGGGCGCCAGTTCTTCGGATGGTAGCGTTCCCGCTCCAGGCGCAGAAGTGCCCTGCGGGCGGCCTGGTAGGCAAGGCCGCTGTACAGGTCGCCCCATTTGACCTTGACCTCCGCGCGGGCTATGAGAAAAAAGAAGATCCCGCCCAGGATCAGGGCGACGGAGGCCCAAATGGTATTGATCAGGAACATGACACCGAAGCACCCCAGGGCCCCGAGAAGTGCCACGGACCAGTGGTTGAAGCGGAAAGTGGGTCGGAAGCTGGGGTTGTTGGACCGGCCTTCGAAAAAACACGCCAGGTTCACGGTGGCATAGGTCATGAGGAAGAACATCGTGATGACGGGGGCAACGGTGTCGAGGTCGCCGGCGAGGATGCCGATCTGGGCAATAACGGCGGTGATGATGATGGCTCGCCGGGGTTCGGCGGAGGGTCCGCTTCCTCGTGCGAACCAGCGCAGGCCTCGGAAAATGTCGTCACGGGCCAGCGCCTGCAGGATGCGCGGTGCCCCCATCATGCTGCCGAGGGCCGAGGACAGCGTGGCAGAGATCACACCGGCGTAGATGAGGACGGGAGAAAAGGCATGGTCTTTTACCACGAATCCCGGACCGAGCAATTCGGCGCGCTGGACACCGCCGGCAAGGAGGACCGTCATGACGGCATAGATAAGCGTTGAGACGCCGATGGCGGCGAGGGTGCCTCTCGGTATCGACCGGCCAGGGTCGTTAAGGTCGCCGGACATGTTGACCCCGGCCATGATACCGGTGACGGCCGGGAAGAAGAGGGCGAAGACGGTGAACAGGGAATGGTCTCCTGCCCATTGCGGATCGAGGTTGGCGCGAAGGATCTGGGGCGAGAAAGTGGCCCCCGCCCCTATGAAGAAAGACAAAACTGAGAGGAAGAGAACCGCAAGGATGACGTACTGGACGCGAATGGTCCATCCGGCACCGATGTAGACGCAGAGGAAGACGGCGATGTTCGTGATCGTGCCGATCGTGCCGGGGGAGAGTGCCGTGCCCGGCAGAAAGGACAGGATGGCCTCGGTGAAACCAACGATGTAGAGGGTCACTGCTATGGCCTGGGCGATGAAGAAGAAGATTGCGATGACTCCGCCGAACTCCGCGCCCAGGCTGCGGCTGATGAGATAGTACGCGCCGCCTCCCCTGACGCGCATGTTCGTGGCAACGCTAGCGATGGATAAGCCTGTAATGAGCGAGATAGCCGTTCCGCCCCCGAGTATCATAAGGGCGTTCCACAATCCCGCGTAACCGACGACGGTGGAAAAGCGCAGGAACATGATCACGCCCAGGATGGTCAGAAGACTGGGCGTGAAGACGCCTCCGAAGGTGCCGAATTTCGTCGGTCGTAAATTTCGGGAACTCGTTTTGTCGTTCATGGCGGCCCTGGAAGTACGTGCTGTACCGTGTCTGCTCCCTCCACCATATCGTATCGTCATCACAATATCACGGGACGGTCCGCAAAAGAAGCGAAATATCCGCAGGGGCTTTCCTTTTGACGATGGTCCGAATAGGTGCTACCATAGAGACTGTCTTTCAGGAGGACGATGGACCGTTCCGACAGCACCTGTTTCCCCCTCGGCCCCACCGTGTATGGCAACGGGGTGAACTTCAGCGTCTTTTCGAGGAACGCCGACGCGGTGGAACTGCTCCTCTTCGATCACGTCGATGACGCGATACCGGCGCGCGTGATCAGGCTCGACCGCGGGGAGGACCGCACCTATCACTACTGGCATGTCTTCGTTCCCGGTCTCAGGCCGGGACAGATCTACGGGTGGCGGGTCCACGGTCCCTTCGCGCCCGAGAAAGGCCAGAGGTTCGATGCCGCCAAGGTCCTTCTCGACCCCTATGGAAAGGCGGTGGCCGTCCCTCACGGATACAGCCGCATGGCGGCGTCGCAGCCAGGCGACAACACGGCGACGGCCATGAAGAGCGTGGTGGCCGACCTCGATGACTACGACTGGGAGGGGGACGGGCTCCTGACGCGCCCCTTCGCGACGACGGTGATCTACGAGGCGCACGTCGCGGGTCTCACGAAGAACCCCAATTCCGGGGTTACGCCGGAGAAACGCGGCACCTACGCGGGGCTGATAGAGAAGATCCCCTATCTCGTGGACCTCGGCATCACGGCTATCGAGCTCATGCCCGTCTTCCAGTTTGATGAGCAGGACGCTCCCCCCGGCAGGACGAACTACTGGGGGTATGCCCCCGTGTCCTTCTTCGCTCCCCACAGCCGGTACAGCTCCCGGAAGGACCACCTCGGCCCCCTGGGCGAATTCCGCGACATGGTGAAGGCCCTCCACAGGGCCGGTATCGAGGTCATTCTCGATGTTGTCTACAATCACACGACCGAAGGGGACCACACGGGCCCGACCGTCTCTTTCCGGGGTTTCGGGAACGATATCTACTACGTCCTCGACAACGACAGGGCGCGCTTCGCGAACTACACGGGGACGGGCAACACACTGAACGCCAATCAGCCCATCGTCCGCAGGATGATCATCGACAGCCTCCATTTCTGGGTGGAGAAGATGCACGTGGACGGCTTCCGCTTCGATCTGGCATCCATCCTTTCCCGTGACGAATCGGGCAGGCCGATGGAGAACCCGCCCGTGCTGTGGGACATCGAGTCCGATCCCGTCCTCGCAGGGGTCAAGCTCATCGCCGAGGCGTGGGACGCGGCGGGTTTGTACCAGGTGGGCCGCTTTGTCGGGGACAACTGGAAGGAATGGAACGGCAAGTTCCGGGACGACGTGCGGGCCTTCATGAGGGGCGAGGACGGGACCGTCACGAGGCTCGCCCAGCGCCTGATGGGAAGCCCGGATATTTACGGCGCGCGGGAGCGCGAGCCTGAACAGAGCGTCAACTTCGTGACCTGTCACGACGGGTTCACCTTGAACGACCTCGTTTCCTATAACCGCAAGCACAACGAGGTGAACGGAGAGGACAACAAGGACGGTACGGACTACAACCTGAGCTGGAACTGCGGCGTCGAGGGCCCCACCGACGACCCTGCCATCGAGGCGCTTCGCAACCGCCAGGTAAGGAATTTTATGACCATCACCCTGACCTCGGTGGGCACACCGATGCTCTCCATGGGCGACGAGGTGCGGCTCACCCGGTACGGGAACAACAACGCCTACTGCCAGGACAACGAGACGAACTGGTTCGACTGGTCGATGCTTGCCCGCCACGGGGACATGCACCGCTTCACGAAGAGCCTCATAGGGCTCCGGCTCTCCCGGAGGTACCAAAAGGGCGAGCGGTCGATGACCCTCAACGAGATGCTTCACCACGCCCGCATGTCCTGGCACGGGGTGAGGCTCGGTGAGCCCGACTGGGCCGACCATTCGCACAGTCTTGCGGTGGCCCTCGAGGTCGAGGAGGGCCTCGTGTTCCACGTGATGCTCAGCAGTTACTGGGAGCCCCTCGAGTTCGAACTGCCGCCCGCGGGGGAGGCCCGGGGCCCCTGGCACCGGCTGATCGACACATCCCTCGAATCCCCTGACGACTTCTGCCCCTGGGACCGGGCGCCCCTGATAGCGGGGGAAACATACCGGCTTCAACCTTATTCCGTGGCGATCCTGTTCGCTTATGGGAAAGAAGAGGGGTGATGGATCACGGCTGTCGAGGATAATGACCAATTGACCAAATTCCAATGACCAGATAAACAGACAATGACCAATGACCAAAATGATGCAGACACTCCGTCCCGTCCGCCCGTTGCCGACGACATATGTCAGAACGCTGGGCCGGATAAGGTGGAAGAGATATAGTAGAAGCCTTCTTCGTCCATGAAGTCTGTTATGGTGAGGCCCGCGTTGGTGAGCAGGCCGCGCATCGACCCTTC
The nucleotide sequence above comes from Syntrophorhabdus sp.. Encoded proteins:
- a CDS encoding 4Fe-4S binding protein, with translation MPRSRAGEESFMVTTYRWFLSLSGRQKVILLLTVIACVAMISPALLMDTASQEDGREHFTVDMPIRRIAPRLGVTGKALARELDLPLSVPKDTPLRQLGVTQERLSHATVHLLSHGDRTGKYWIFLALALAGFVYLNVLGRPDGTGNEQRNVRYPRFPCIAVLTISVLAAGFCLGKSPNPMESIVKVFKSMVGLYPDPALKVAAFLFFAALAVVGNKIICGWACPFGALQELIYSIPLFRRAKRWRAPFALTNTVRILFFLLTLLFLFGVVGGRKGFVLYHYINPFNLFNMDIEGAGVLMAVIPTLAGSFFMYRPFCQLACPFGLVSWICERVSVTRVRIDRDLCTRCGACARACPLPAAADRVQGRKMPADCFSCGRCLNVCPEDAIRYGSVFNRS
- a CDS encoding tetrapyrrole methylase, which translates into the protein MFACSGKTAGGRLYLVSVGTGDADNITVKAMNIIKNSAVIICGEGMKKTFPDLLEGKEIHGMGIGVHQTFMGKRGSPEKATKEVERISGIIRKAVREGKTVSILEHGDPTIYGPQMWFMEVFEDLNPEIIPGISCFNAANAALKKGVTWGVKTRSVILTNGADIEKLAESGNAMVFFTMRTSVPEIVRKLRPYYPPETPVAIVANAGFKDKEKVTLGTLASIEEKTAGEKLDLYLVYVGDFLTKRYGIDVRKKVSGSAE
- a CDS encoding amino acid permease; the protein is MSFQRKLNLFDAIMLVVGNMVGAGIFTTAGFLAGELTNPWLFTGIWVVGGFLTLCGALTYAELAGMFPRSGGDYLFLKAAYGSWAGFLLGWVCFWIINPGSVAVLAIAFAKYLTGFCGYSGTAAEKLIALAVVMLFSAINYRGVRLSGTTQNLWTMGSLAILAVFIVGGFASGRGDWGNFSAGMATAIPGSSFLGPAMIAVIFSYSGWFVTAYIGDEVKRPERNLPLSLILGTAMVTALYVAINTVYLYAMPVESLKGVVNVGQVVGERLLSKGFVRGLTLAIMLAVAASINATILAGARLSYAIARDGHFHRHLERLHARFGTPHAGLIVQAALACLYVVADTFENLLGAVVFIMLLSSTGSGLAHVVLRRKKPSIERPYRTWGYPLVPLLFVAVYFSIAIQIFLSSPVRSLAGIAITASGIPFYLYSLRRGDVRAVGALFPSEPGESKELKRRIEE
- a CDS encoding Crp/Fnr family transcriptional regulator is translated as MEGREGAPDSPYLTDNLKDYPVELNLLYENSTKRSCAAGEMIYIQSEASRPEFYLIEEGRVKIALLSKDGSERTVIIQERNTLFGYAAAFDGHPHFHTATALEPTELRVVPIATFLALNDRHPRLSAVIIAAFARVTRMLILQIENDSFMDARRRVAHMLCKLASEVGQTTPRGILIAKKVTQEDLGNLTGLSRVSVSLALNHFEEQDLLRKKRNMIEIFNVEKLRTVAGLS
- a CDS encoding amino acid permease, giving the protein MNDKTSSRNLRPTKFGTFGGVFTPSLLTILGVIMFLRFSTVVGYAGLWNALMILGGGTAISLITGLSIASVATNMRVRGGGAYYLISRSLGAEFGGVIAIFFFIAQAIAVTLYIVGFTEAILSFLPGTALSPGTIGTITNIAVFLCVYIGAGWTIRVQYVILAVLFLSVLSFFIGAGATFSPQILRANLDPQWAGDHSLFTVFALFFPAVTGIMAGVNMSGDLNDPGRSIPRGTLAAIGVSTLIYAVMTVLLAGGVQRAELLGPGFVVKDHAFSPVLIYAGVISATLSSALGSMMGAPRILQALARDDIFRGLRWFARGSGPSAEPRRAIIITAVIAQIGILAGDLDTVAPVITMFFLMTYATVNLACFFEGRSNNPSFRPTFRFNHWSVALLGALGCFGVMFLINTIWASVALILGGIFFFLIARAEVKVKWGDLYSGLAYQAARRALLRLERERYHPKNWRPSILALSGGAHNRLHLAQYARWCTANSGIVSIAQLIRGNLSDLVDHRREAETILRRFILKERIPAFPVVIVEENIHAAIKALLQCQGIGGMRPNTVLLGMSRDPEKADVFYETINTVKEMGRSLIIVASHLGQEIVDVPEGAINIWWDSSGNVELMLLLAFMMTRNREWSDHTIRIIRPVSPKADLDNITREMREMLSRARIDAEIVIVPTQDPLDGVRKNMQSSAVLFVGFDPAMVNTGERGLARTQAILDLPGDTVFVYNAGDVSIEA
- the glgX gene encoding glycogen debranching protein GlgX, with the translated sequence MDRSDSTCFPLGPTVYGNGVNFSVFSRNADAVELLLFDHVDDAIPARVIRLDRGEDRTYHYWHVFVPGLRPGQIYGWRVHGPFAPEKGQRFDAAKVLLDPYGKAVAVPHGYSRMAASQPGDNTATAMKSVVADLDDYDWEGDGLLTRPFATTVIYEAHVAGLTKNPNSGVTPEKRGTYAGLIEKIPYLVDLGITAIELMPVFQFDEQDAPPGRTNYWGYAPVSFFAPHSRYSSRKDHLGPLGEFRDMVKALHRAGIEVILDVVYNHTTEGDHTGPTVSFRGFGNDIYYVLDNDRARFANYTGTGNTLNANQPIVRRMIIDSLHFWVEKMHVDGFRFDLASILSRDESGRPMENPPVLWDIESDPVLAGVKLIAEAWDAAGLYQVGRFVGDNWKEWNGKFRDDVRAFMRGEDGTVTRLAQRLMGSPDIYGAREREPEQSVNFVTCHDGFTLNDLVSYNRKHNEVNGEDNKDGTDYNLSWNCGVEGPTDDPAIEALRNRQVRNFMTITLTSVGTPMLSMGDEVRLTRYGNNNAYCQDNETNWFDWSMLARHGDMHRFTKSLIGLRLSRRYQKGERSMTLNEMLHHARMSWHGVRLGEPDWADHSHSLAVALEVEEGLVFHVMLSSYWEPLEFELPPAGEARGPWHRLIDTSLESPDDFCPWDRAPLIAGETYRLQPYSVAILFAYGKEEG